The Elusimicrobiota bacterium sequence GTCTTAATTCGTTCCTCCGTGTTCATCGTCGGGGGACTCCATCCGGTCCGGGGCGGGAGCCCATGGGAAAGCCATTCTAGCTGACCTTGAGCCTTTTGGGTGGACCGGGCGACTCTGCGTGCGACAATGTTATCTGGCCGAGCGGGTTTTGAATTTCTATAATAAAAAGGTGAAAAAGTTTATCTGGTTTCTTTTAGCGGTGCTTCTCGTCGGCTGTGGGCGGGATGAAATGCAAACCTACCGCGTTCCGAAAGAGCCCGAGGCCACCCTCCCCCTGTCGGGCGAAATGCCTCCGTCGGATCTTCCGGGGGGGCATGTCCATACGCCACCGGGGAAAGCCGATCTGCCACCGGGACATCCGGAGATCGGCAACGATATGGGCCTGGCCAACGCGGCCGCCCAGGGGCTGGTTCCTCCGTCCGCGCCTTCGGGCGAGGTCACGTGGACGACGCCCAGGGGTTGGGTGGAAAAGCCGGGGTCCGGTTTCCGTTATGCCAGCTTCGTGGTTCCGGGTCCTGAGGGGTTGACGGGGGATCTCTCGGTGACGGTGTTGGAGGGCGGCGGCGGGGACCTTTTGGCCAACGTCAACCGATGGCGCGGCCAGATCGGCCTCGCGGACTTGTCCGCCGACCAGCTACCCACCCAGACCCAATCCATTCACCCGGCGGGGCGGGCCATGACGCTCGTCGATTTTTTAAGCGAAGGCAACCTGATCGACGGAAAATACAAAAAACGACTTTTGTCGGCTGTTTTTTCATCGGACGGGAAAACCTGGTTCTTTAAACTGGTGGGGGAAGACCGGCTGGTTGAATCCGCGAAAGGCGATTTCCTGAAATTCCTGGAAAGCCTGAAAGGGCTCTAGTGTCCTCCAAAAAGAAACCCATCGGTTCTTCGCCTCCGGCTCGACCCTCCCAGAAACCTCCATCGGGTCTTCAAATCGCTTGGGACCTGTTGGGGTCCATGGAACTGACGGTGGCGCTTATCGTCTTGATGATGGTCTTGGTTTTTTTCGGGACGATCCATCAGGTTCAGCTGGGCACCTGGCTCGCCCAAAAGAAATATTTTTCCAGTTGGCTCCTCTTCTTTGAAACGGAGAACGGATTTCGGTTCCCGATCTTTCCCGGCGGCTATGCCTTGGGGTCCCTTTGGCTCGTCAACCTCCTGGCGTCCCATTCGGCCCGGGCCCGGTGGGAATGGCGGCGCGCGGGGCTCCTCCTCACCCATGGGGGGCTTTTCGTTCTGCTCCTGGGGCAGGGGCTGACCCAAATGTTTTCCCGTGAAAGCCAGATGGCCATCGAAGAGGGCCAAACCGCGAACCATTCGGAAGATTCCCGCGACGCGGAGTTGGCGGTGATCGACGTTTCCGGTCCCACCGAGGACGTGGTCCATACCTTTCCGGTGTCCCTGCTCGAAAAAGAGGACGCCCTTCAACATCCGGATTTGCCTTTTGAGGTGGTGGTGAAAAAGTTTTTCCCCAACGCCGTGCTGGGGCGAGGGGGCAACACCCTGGCCACCATGGGGGTCGGATCGCGGGTCAGCGTGATGGAAGCCCCTCGCGTGACCGCGGACGACGAGTCGGACAATATCTCGTCCTTCATTGAAATTCGTGCGGGAGGCCAGAGCCACGGGGTGTGGCTGGTGTCCATGGCCCTGGGGGCCCCCCAGACCTTCGTCTTTAAAGACAAAACTTACCGCCTGGCCCTGCGCGCCACACGGCATTATATGCCCTTCAACCTAACCTTGAAAGATTTCACCCATGACGTTTATCCCGGCACGGACATTCCCAAAAACTTTTCCAGCCTCCTCCGTCTTCAGGACAAAGAAACGGGGGAGGACCGGGACGTCCTGATCTATATGAACCATCCCCTCCGCTACCGGGGGTTGACGTTCTTTCAGGCCAGTTTCGGCAAAGGGGATCGGCTCTCGATTCTTCAAGTGGTTCGGAACCCGGTTTGGGTCACGCCCTATCTGGCCTGCCTTTTAGTGTGCTTGGGCCTCGCCTGGCAATTTTTGGCCCACCTGGTCCGTTTCCGACGGGGGATCCCATGAATCGGCGGTTCTTCTCCCTCGTGGTTTCCTTGGTGGGGGTCTATTTGGTGTACGCCTTGGTGTCCTGCGGCGGGCCGGCGGGGGCGCCGGATCGGTTGTTCGGCGAACTCCCGGCGTTAAACGGGGGGCGCGTGAAACCCCTGGACTCCCTGGCCCGCCAATCGCTTCTCCTTCTTTCCGGCCGACAAACCGCTCGGCTGAACAAACATTCCGTCACCGCGACCCACTGGCTGATGGAGATGGTTTTCCGTCCATCGGCGGCCGACGCCTATCCTGTATTTGAAATCGACGATCCGGACGTCCTGGGCCTGATCGGAATCCAGCAGAGCGCCCAGCGGCGCTTCACCTTTCTGGACCTCCAACCGCACCTGGGCGAACTTCAGACCCAGGCCAACCGCGCCCAGGAAGTGCGGGCGGAACAGCGATCGCGGTTCCAGACCGCCGTTTTGCGGCTCGGGGAAAAGGTGTTTCTCTATTGGCGCCTGCAAAACACCCTCCAGCTCACGGACGCCGACGCCCAGCTCCCCGGGGTCACAAGTCAAGTTCAGGAAATGTCGGCCTACGAGACCGCCCTGAACGAGCGGGATGCTCCCTCAAAACCGGCGCGAAAAGATAAAGGGGCCGCCGCTACCCTGGCCGGCGCCGTGGCCGCTTTCCGAGACCGCTATCACACTCTGGCCGATCGCGCGGAATTCATGCCCCTTCCCATTCCCCCGGAGTCCGACACCCGTTGGGTCAGCGTCGGCCAGGCCCTGGCGAATCGAGCCGACGGGTCGGCCATGCTCCCCGGCCTGGGGTTTTTCGCCCGGATGGGAGACGCCTACCGTTCTGACGACGTGGCGGGGTTCCGGGAATCGCTCCGGGACTATCGGCGCTGGCTTTCCGACAATGCCCCCCGGGCCTTGGCCCACGCCCGGCGCGAGCGCCTGTTCAATCAATACGACCCTTTTTATAAGAGCTTGGTCCTCTATGTCCTCGTCTGCCTGATGATTTTTGTTTCGTTCCTCCGCTGGCCGGAGTCTCTCCGCCAAGCGGCCTTTGGGATTTTGGTGTTGGCGTTGATCGTTCACACCGGCGGGCTTTTCGCCCGGGTCATTCTCCAGGGCCGGCCTCCCGTGACGAACCTTTACTCCTCGGCCATCTTCGTCGGTTGGTGCGCGGTGCTCCTGGGGGTCATCCTGGAACGGATGTTCCGGAACGGGCTGGGGGCTCTGGGCGCCGCGGCCATCGGATTTCTGACCCAGATCATCGCGCTTCACCTGTCGGCCCAGGGCGACACCATGGAAATGATGCGCGCGGTCCTCGACTCCAACTTCTGGCTGGCGACCCACGTGGTGACGGTGACGGTGGGATACAGTTCCACCTTCCTGTCCGGCGCCCTCGCCATCGTATTCATCCTGCGGGGCCTCTTCAGCACAAAACTCTCCGAGGACTCCGCCCAAAACCTCACGCGCATGGTGTATGGAATCGTGTGTTTCAGCATGTTCTTCAGTTTCATCGGGACCGTCCTGGGCGGCATTTGGGCCGACCAGAGCTGGGGGCGATTCTGGGGTTGGGACCCTAAAGAAAACGGCGCCCTCATGATCGTGTTCTGGAACGCCCTCATCCTCCACGTCTGGTGGGGAAAAATGGTGACCCGTCGAGGCCTCATGGTGATGGCGGTTTTCGGCAACGTCATCACCGCCCTCTCTTGGTTCGGCGTCAACATGCTGGGCATCGGCCTTCACTCCTACGGTTTCATGGACAAGGCGTTCCCTTGGCTCCTCACCTTCTGCATCGCCCAACTGGTTCTGATGGCCCTGGGCGCTCTCCCCGCCCGGTTCTGGTCTTCTCCCTCCAACGACGCTGGCCGTTGATTCGCTTTCGCCGCCGGAAAAAAAAATAGATAATGGGGACGACGCCTATGTCCGCCAAACGACTTCACAACGAAACCGAGATCCGGTCCGCCCTGCGCGACATCGCGCTGAACATCGCCACCCGTGTGGCGGCCCCGAAAAGCCAATGGGCTCTGGTGGGTATTCACCGGCGCGGCGTTCCCCTGGCGCACCGCCTGGCGGCGGCACTGGAGGAACGGAGCGTTCCGGCGCTTCCCGTGGGGAGCCTGGACATCACTTTTTACCGGGATGACGCAGGCGAGACGCCCCTCAACCCCGTCGTACAGGAGACGGACCTCCCCTTTGACGTTTCGGGCAAAGTGGTCTTCTTGGTGGACGACGTGCTCTTTACGGGACGCACGATCCGGTGCGCCCTGGACGAACTGATGGATTTTGGTCGGCCGGCGCGGGTCTATTTGGTCGCCCTGTTGGACCGGGGCCACCGGGAACTTCCGATCCAGGCCGATTTCGTGGGCAAAACGATTCCCACGGAACGCGACGAGCGGGTGGACGTCCACCTGACGGAAATCGACGGAGAAGACGCCGTCTGGCTGTCTCCGCCGGGCGAACGGAGCGACCGGAAACGATGAAAGACCTCCTGGGTTTGGAATCGCTTTCCGCCGCGCAAATCGGCTACATTTTGGACGTGGCGCGGCCCATGAAAAGCCTGTTCACCCGGTCTATCAAAAAAGTCCCGGTGCTTCGAGGGAAAACGGTCGCTCTCCTCTTTTTCGAAGCCTCCACCCGCACGCGCAGTTCCTTTGAGCTCGCGGCCAAACGGCTCTCCGCGGACACGCTTTCCTTCACCGCTTCCACCAGTTCCGTCACCAAGGGGGAGTCGCTTCTGGACACCGCCAAGACCTACGAGGCCATGAAAGTGGATTTCCTCGTGATGCGCCATTCGGCTTCCGGCGCTCCGGCGCTGGTGGCCCCGGAAGTCAAGGCTCACGTGATCAATGCCGGGGACGGTTCCCAC is a genomic window containing:
- a CDS encoding cytochrome c biogenesis protein ResB: MSSKKKPIGSSPPARPSQKPPSGLQIAWDLLGSMELTVALIVLMMVLVFFGTIHQVQLGTWLAQKKYFSSWLLFFETENGFRFPIFPGGYALGSLWLVNLLASHSARARWEWRRAGLLLTHGGLFVLLLGQGLTQMFSRESQMAIEEGQTANHSEDSRDAELAVIDVSGPTEDVVHTFPVSLLEKEDALQHPDLPFEVVVKKFFPNAVLGRGGNTLATMGVGSRVSVMEAPRVTADDESDNISSFIEIRAGGQSHGVWLVSMALGAPQTFVFKDKTYRLALRATRHYMPFNLTLKDFTHDVYPGTDIPKNFSSLLRLQDKETGEDRDVLIYMNHPLRYRGLTFFQASFGKGDRLSILQVVRNPVWVTPYLACLLVCLGLAWQFLAHLVRFRRGIP
- the ccsA gene encoding cytochrome c biogenesis protein CcsA yields the protein MNRRFFSLVVSLVGVYLVYALVSCGGPAGAPDRLFGELPALNGGRVKPLDSLARQSLLLLSGRQTARLNKHSVTATHWLMEMVFRPSAADAYPVFEIDDPDVLGLIGIQQSAQRRFTFLDLQPHLGELQTQANRAQEVRAEQRSRFQTAVLRLGEKVFLYWRLQNTLQLTDADAQLPGVTSQVQEMSAYETALNERDAPSKPARKDKGAAATLAGAVAAFRDRYHTLADRAEFMPLPIPPESDTRWVSVGQALANRADGSAMLPGLGFFARMGDAYRSDDVAGFRESLRDYRRWLSDNAPRALAHARRERLFNQYDPFYKSLVLYVLVCLMIFVSFLRWPESLRQAAFGILVLALIVHTGGLFARVILQGRPPVTNLYSSAIFVGWCAVLLGVILERMFRNGLGALGAAAIGFLTQIIALHLSAQGDTMEMMRAVLDSNFWLATHVVTVTVGYSSTFLSGALAIVFILRGLFSTKLSEDSAQNLTRMVYGIVCFSMFFSFIGTVLGGIWADQSWGRFWGWDPKENGALMIVFWNALILHVWWGKMVTRRGLMVMAVFGNVITALSWFGVNMLGIGLHSYGFMDKAFPWLLTFCIAQLVLMALGALPARFWSSPSNDAGR
- the pyrR gene encoding bifunctional pyr operon transcriptional regulator/uracil phosphoribosyltransferase PyrR; this translates as MSAKRLHNETEIRSALRDIALNIATRVAAPKSQWALVGIHRRGVPLAHRLAAALEERSVPALPVGSLDITFYRDDAGETPLNPVVQETDLPFDVSGKVVFLVDDVLFTGRTIRCALDELMDFGRPARVYLVALLDRGHRELPIQADFVGKTIPTERDERVDVHLTEIDGEDAVWLSPPGERSDRKR